TTGTAAGTATGTTCCATTGACtcaaagacataaaggaaaatatgaacaggataagagaaatagaaaatatttttaaactaaatggaacttctaaaaatgaaaagtatctgaaatgaaaaacacacaggaTGCTATTTACAGCAAGTTAGATGCtacataagaaaagagaaaaagaacttgaaaatgtAGCAGTAGAATCTATTCAAGATAAAGCACAGAGATAAAATActtgaaacaaaatgaacaagttACCAGTTACATTCTCAAGTAGTCCAACATAAAtgtaattggagtcccagaaaAGAGGGGGAGGtgaaaaatatctgaagaaacaaataacaaaaagaaaaccatgcaCATTGTAATCAAATTGATGAACACCAATGActaagaggaaatatttaaagtagccacaaacacaaaacaaaacacattaggCACAGAGGACCAAAGAGTTaaaagcagatttctcatcatAAATTATACAAACCAGAAAATACCAAAGCAACATCTTTAAGCActgagagaaacaaacaaacaaacaaatatgttAACTtggaattctatacccagccaaaATATCTTTCAAACAAATGGAggcaaaataaagtatttttcaggTAAACAAAATTTACAAGATTCATTGTCAGAAGATCTGAAATACAACACATATTAGAGGATGTTTTTTGGGCCAAAAGAAACCAGGTGTAGATTTTAATCTGCACAAAGGTATGAAGAGCAGTAATAATGGTAAATATGCAGGTAAACATAAAAGACATTTTCTACTCATTGTTGCAGTCTTTCAAAGATTGACTGTTTAGGGCAAATTAATCAATGCACTATAgagttcataataataataaaagtcaaATGTATGACAACAATAGCTATTGGACATGAGGGGAGAAATGTAGGTATACTGTTGTCAGGTTCCAACATGATACATGATGAAAGCTATGTATTGCAAACCCTAGAGTAACCACAAAGAAGTATAATTAGTAAGTCAATAATGGAGGTAAAATAGAGTCCTTAAAATACTCAAATAATACAAAAggagtcaggaaaagaaaaacacgcAAAGAATAGATAGGACAGATAACAAACTAAAAGATGGTAGAtttgaattaaatataaatatttaaatatataaacatatataaatataaatgatctaaACACTCCAGCTAAAAGGCAGAAATTATACTACTGATAAGAAAAGGAAGActatgtgctgcctacaagaaacatactttatttttattcaaaaaatttttttaatgtttatttttgagagagagagagagagagagtgtgtgagcaggggaggggcacacacacacacacacacacacacacacacagaatctgaagcaggctccaggctctgagctgtcagcacagagcccaatgcagggctcgaactcacgaaccatgaggtcaagacctgagcctaagtcagatgcctaactgccAGATGCCCCAAAGGGTATTTCATAATAACCAAACGGTCAATCCATCAAGCTTTAACAGTCCTATATGTTTCGGCAGCACCTTACAAGGAAGCTTCAAAATACCTGAAGCAAAACCTgatagagaaaaagacaaattcacaatttctcattaaaaatgtcAGCATTCCTGGGatgcacctggttggctcagtctgtagggcatgcgactcttggtctcaagGTTGTGAGTACAAGCACCCTGTTGGGTATtaagattacttaaaagaaaacaaatctgaaaaaaaatgtcagcatTCCTGTCGGTATCTGATGGAACAAGAAAACACTATGGAAGAGCTGAAAGACACTACCAACAAATTTAACCTAATTGCCATTTTTCCAAACTCTCCAGCAAGCACAGAACATACTATTCTTTTTAGGTGCAAAAGGAACaatcaccaagatagaccatatttgTGGCCATAGAAAAAGCCTCAATAAAttgaagactgaaatcatataaagtatgttctctgagGACATAATTATACTGCATGAAATGGAGTGGGCATGAAATGAGTTAATGCAGGGAACGTGCTCAGGAAGGAGCCTGGGACCTGAACAGCACTGCACACTCTCTTGGAGGGAAGCACCTGAGAAGCAGAGTCAAGGCCtcttgaagaagcagaggagcaCTTCACCAAGGTCCTGGCTTTGGCCTGCAGGGTTGAGAGTGGGGCTACCTGGTTGCCTTGCTCGCTCAGTCACTTATCGGCTGTATGGCTCTGAGGAAGCTACGGACAGTCCCGACTTTGGTTCTACTTACAATTTTGCAATTCTAGGATGCTGCAAAAACTATACACATTCAAGCAGCAAAGTTACTTTTGAATTTTGACGTCTTCCCACAGCTAGGTACTCACCACGGGTAGTGCCGGGCAGCAGCAATGAGCAAGCTCCCAAGTGAGTCGTGTGATCCTGAAGGTAAACAACTGATGATACCCTTGCGCTCATTCTGTACCATTACCACCTTTGTTGCCCACTTTcagcattcaataaattacatgagatattcaacactttgttataaaataggctttatgTTAGTTGATTCTGCCCAATTGTAGGCTAATGTTAGTGTTCTGAGCACGTTTAAGGTAGGTCAGGCTAAGAGGTTAGGTAGGTTAGGTCCCGGGGCTGTAAACCCAtcacagatggggggggggggggggacctgtaATTAGCCCCCGTGCTGGGCTTATAGGGAAGTTCCAGATAGGCCTGGGCTGCTGGCGGAGGGGGGCCCTGATTCTCAAGTTCCTGTGAGTCCCTACGCCGGCGCCGCGCAGGCCCTACCTGGCAGCTCACCACCTCCGTCAAGTCCGGGTAGACGGGCGGCGGCTCCCGCAGGCAGCACAAGAAGAAGGCGGTGCTGAAGCGGCGGCCACCCGAGCGCGTGAACGGCGTGAGCCAGCCGCCCCAGTCGTGCAGCGCCCAGATGTCGGGCGTGCAGTCGAGGTGCGCACACAGGCTCAGGAAGTGGCGCGGGTCGCGGCGGACGCGGTCGCGCCAGGCGTCCAGGCCCGGCGGCGGCGCGAGGGCGCGTGCGGGCTCGGCCGCGGTGGGCAGGGCGGCCCGCGGCCGCAGCAGCAGCACGCCCGCCTCCTCGAAGGCCTCGCGGATGGCACAGATGCGGGAGGCTACGTCATCCGGCAGCGCCGCGCCGTCCTCGTCGGCGGCGTCGGGCAGCCCCGGGAAGGAGGCTGGCCGCGACAGTGGCGGGCCCAGGCCGAAACGCGGCGGCCCGTGGTGCGGCGCGAAGAGGCGCAGCCAGTCGGCCGAGTGGTCTGCCTTGTCCAGCACGCCCCCCGGGAAGACGTGCGCCCCGGGCAAGAAGCCTTGGCTCTCGGAGcgctgcagcagcagcagccgaaAGCCCTcggcgggcggcgggggcggcgacGGGGCGGCGGGGCCCGGGCGCGCCCAGCCCGCGGCCAGCACCATGGTGGCTGCCCGTCGCCAGCTGCTGGTGCCCGGCCGCAGGGAGCCGTTCATGGCGGGCGGCGGCGTGAGGCTTCCGGGCTCTGGGTTCTGGCGCGGCGGGAGCTCCCGGGCGCCGTTCCTACCGCCCCCAGAGGTCTTCTGGGCTTGGGGACCCAGGCCCGTGTCATATATGACGAGCTCGAGGCGGGGCGCGCGCGGTGGGCGCCGGGTGAATTCTGGCTGTTAGGCCTACACCCGCGTCGGCCTGTGGGAGGAGCGTGGCGCCGGGGAGGGCTTGCACACGCCTGGAGTGCCTTAGTTCCCAGCCGGGTCACTGGCAGGACTAGGACTGTCACTGTCCCCGGCGAGGAATTGTTCACAGCCGCCTGACAGGAGGGCCTGCCTGCCTCATCGTTCCCACCCAGGACACTCGGACCGAGAGCAGAAATGCCTAGGGGCATACATGACCTGCCACGTTAAAACGTGATGCAGTATTTTCACCAGGCCGGGTGACACCTAGCCCACCAAACCCCGAGAACTAGGACTTATCCTTAAACCACCGGTCGACACGGAAGTATGTTGTCTTTGACAGCGGAGGAGACCTGAAGGGTAGATCTCTGAGCTTTGCAGGCTCACATGACTCCACCAATGAGAAACTTATGGATGAACCAGATGCCAAATTATGGGTTCCCCACCGCACGTCCTGGACGTGAAAAGGCACTCTTGCCCCCGGGTAATTTGTCTTGTGCTCTGGAAGCCTTTtattgtcagggcacctgggacCACCTTAAGCCCTTTAGGTCATTGGATGATTTCCACTTTCATGAGAGATGCTTAATCCAGGCCTAGGGATAGGAATTTCTCTCCACTTCATTTTCTTAGTGGCTGTAATACTCCCATGTCCAAGAGAAACATTCCTGTTTCTTAGAGCCTGTTTAAATCTGAATCTTCTCTTTTCGATTCCTTGTCACGTGCCAACAGCTTCTCCCACGATTGCTGTTACACCTGATCACACATTTGTTACATTTGGGGATGAAACAGAGACTGTTCTTTTGGTGGGCCTCATTTAAGAACTGTCATTTTAATGTGGGTTATTTTGTGGGGGAGGATCTGGACATGGCACTGTcggtttttagggtttttttttaattaaaaaaatatagggttttttgtttttttgtgtgttttttgtgtttttgttttttattggaaGTAtgctccacgcccaacatggggcttgaactcacaaccctaagatcaagagtagcatgctctactgatggagccagccagacACTCCTAGAATGGTTTTTCTTAGTATCGTTTTCTAAAGGTACGACTCCCTGTGTACTGACTGCAtcctagaaacaaacaaaaaaatgggacCACACACGGAGAAAAGTACAGGTGGAAGCCAAAGAAGGACACATGTCCCACTTGGAGGGCCAACCAACTTTCATCTACCTTGAGTCTGCAGAATCCACAGTTGGGGAACCCTTTCCTGAACTGCTTCGCAAATGCATGTGGCTCTCTGCACTGGGACAATCATTTCAGAACCCGTTGTAGCGTCTGGAGTGGTACCCGGGAGCCTGTATTTTAACAGTTCCTGACGCTGCAGGTGGTTCTAGTGCTGTGAGCCATAGGAAGCTCTGAAAGGTGGTGACATGATCAAGTTCATATCTTCAAGTTTGTGACACCAGCATGGTGACTCGATTGGATGGAGCTGGACTGGAGACCCATGGGGTGTGCTAGGCAAGAAATTATGAAGGCCTAAACTAGAAGAGTGGCTGTGGAGAGAGGgtaaggagggagaagggaatgaTTTACAGAGTATTGAGGGGGTAGACTTGATGTAATATGGTAATTGGTTGAATGCAGAGCAGGGGACAGGAAGGAGTTAAGGTCTAGCTTGGGAGATTGAAGTAATAGTTATTCAACCCTAGAGGCAGTAATTAATAGTGAtattattaagcacctactgtgtgtgagGCTCTGGGAATTTTGTAAGTATTCGCTGCGTAATCCTCACAAAACCTTCTAAGGTGGAAATAGCCGTtgccatttcacagaagagaaactaTTCACGGAGGGGTTAAGTCTCTTAAGAAAGGACATGCTATTCTCTTCGCGGTAAAATAACACCATCGTTTTGtagataaaaatgttaatttggggggcacctgggtgactcaatcggttgagtgtctgactctcgattttggctcaggtcatggtctcacgctttgtgggatcgagccccacatcaggctctgcgctgacagtgcagagcctgcttgggattctctctctctctctctctctctctctctctctctctctgcccctccccagcttgctcacacttgcttgagctctttctctttctctctcaaaataaataagtaaactttaaaaaaatgtttattttgagatcagCTTGTTTTCCCAAAGGCTGCTTACTCCTAAGTGAGATGATCAAGTTCTACAGTACATAGCAAAGTGGCATCCTTGGGTTGGATCTTAACCAATGCAGAACAGGCTCCAGAACTGCATGCTGCCATTTCGGTCTTATTCAGGAGGCTCTGTGACAATGCAATACCAGTTTATGTGTGTATCCACAGATCACATCCTATAACCTATTATCTGCACTGTTCTAATGTTCTCTGCTCAGAGGAAAAATTACAGATCTATTAATCTACTGCTATTAACAAACGCCTCtgaaactttgtggcttaaaatgacaaacattacctcacagtttctgtggatcaggagtTTGAGAACAttttagctgggtggttctgactCAGTATCTCCCATGAGACTGTGGTCAGCCTATCAGCCGGGGCTTGACTGGGCCTGAGCGATCCATTTCCACAATGGCCCACTCATATCTCTATTGGCAGGAAGCTTCAGTTCCTCACCACACTGGCTTCTCCATTGAGCCACTTGAATGTCTTCGAAACTGGGCAGTTAACTTTCCCCAGAGAGAGTGACccaagagagaagaaggaggaagccaTGAATGCCTTTTATGAtttagcctcagaagtcacactcCATTTCCAAGGTATCCTATTTTTACACTGGTCTGCTCTATTCAATGTGGGAGGGGACTACTCAAAAATACCAGGAGGCTGGAGATCATTGTGGGTCATCCTGGAGTCTGTAGTAACAGTGGACAAAAAATGAAACCATCTAAGCATTGGAAGAAAACAGGTAAATTCCTCTATAATCTTTGGGTCAAAATCTAGAAGCAGTAAGGGAAAAGATTGGTAACTTGACATATGCTTCTCTCcatatttataaactttattatgaccaaaaacactgtaagaaagtctaagatggggtgcctgggtagcacagttggttaagcatctgagttcggctcaggtcatgatctcacagttagtaagttcgagccccacgtcggactctgtgctgacagctcagagcctggtgcctgcttcggattctgtgtctccctctctctctgcccctcccctgctcacactctatttctctctctctctctctctctctctctctctctctctcaaaaataaacattaaaaaaattaaaaatgtcattaaaaaaataaagtctaagacataataaaatggaaaaattatctGTAATGTCTGTCACAAAGGATTAAGAGTtaggaaaaaatggagaagaaaaaacctctaattatatagaaaaatgggcaagaaaaAACAGTTTGGAGTAATTTAAGGTCACACATCCAGCAAGTGTTGGAAACTGTCTCCAAACCTATTGGCATGTTCTCAGAGTGTCCTGCCCAGCCCTGTCCTGCCAGGGGCATAATGCCAGCTGCTCCAGGCCTAACAGTAAGTGCCCACGGTCATTCCCTAGTAGCACCAGCAGTTACAATGGGCCACTTGGTCACGAGAGAGCGAGTCACTTTGTTTATGAGTCAGTTGCTTACTTCACAGTTCAGGACAGTTGACTCTTCATTCTGATGTTCTTCCGGTCCTCCCCAGCtttatttacaatgaaaaaatCCCTCATTGGATTTATTAGAACATGTGaaaccttgaaaataaataaaaactttccaaaCATGTCCTGCCTCTTACCTATAGCTCCGTGTAGTCTTTTAGTTCACTATCAAGTTCAGCAAGCCCCAATTCACTTGAGTCATCCACTATTTATCAGGTTTTTCCGTTAAAAAGGGAAGCAAGGAAGAGAACTTTGGGGCTAGCCACGGAGAGATAATTTCAACTTGGACGGTCAACGGTAGCAGGAAAGCACATTCAGCCTTCCTAGAAGTCAAGGCACGTCACCAGGGTTAAACAAAACCCACCTGTGATTGACCAGTAACATCCTGTGCTCCACGAATCGCcagataaaaattatttctcaaacttttttttttttttttgagaaggatTTTAAAAAGGTTCACAGCATTGTTTTCTCAAACATGAATGgattccggggcacctgggtgactcggttggttacgcgtctgacttcatctcaggtcatgatctcatggtctgtgagtttgagccccgcgtcgggctctatgctgtcagttcagagcctggagcctgcttcggattccatctctctctctctctctctctctgcccctcccccactcacattctgtctctcaaaatatgaacaaacgttaaaaaaatgaatggattccatttatgtgacattctggaaaaggcaaaactgaagGGACAGAAGtgagatcagtggttgccagagcctGGGGCTGAAGGAAAGGACTGACTAGTAAGGCATGGGGGGCCATGAAGACTGCCATCTTGCTGCTTGCGGTGGTGGTTACCTGATTGCACAGCTTTGTCAAAACCCAAAACTCATCTGAGAAGGGAGAATGTGACCATATTTAACTTGTACCTCAAAAAGTTTGGCTTTAAAAATTCATAGATTCCAACTTCCAGAGAAACCATCTGTACTTGACCTTTTTGTTACATACCTTTTCTCATTTTGACAAGTATATCTAAATTTGACTTTCAGATGGGTTTTTTAGATTTTACCTGAGTTACAGAAAGTTAAATGTTTTCATATAGTTTGTTTTCATATAGCTTCTTTCCCCCAATTATCCAATTTCAGGACTTCTAAAGTAGTTTGATAAATAATAACAGCAGTggcagccaacatttattgagtcttgTGCCCGGAGAAAGTCTTATCTTGATATCCTTATGAAGTATATATGCCTTATGATTACTCCCATTGCAAAGATTAAGTAAATTGAGGTAAGAGAGATTTAAGAACTTCAATGAGATCTGATCTGGACTCAGGTGTACTTTTTTCCATtgttggtactttttttttttaacatttatttatttttgagagacagagacagggcatgagtgggggagaggcagagagagggggggacacagaatcggaagcaggctccacgctctgagctgtctgcacagagcccaactcgggactcgaactcacgaaccgtgagatcatcacctgagccgaagttggacgctcaatgaactgagccacccaggcgccccccactgtTGGTACTCTTAACCTCAACGCTATAGTGTCTTGACACTGCAATTCAAAACATACTTGATTCCCTGGGGTAGGATTCCAAaagagttttgctttgtttttagggGGGAAGGTTCTGAAATTgtttctcattgtagtttgaGACCCTAACTgttaagatttatattttaataacaacaaTATGTTCCAGCAGATAAGAGCATtcaaaattttattgtaaaaacaatataacattaaattattgaaaaaaaaaacaccattcaTAATCCCAACACCTTCACgaatagtttcatttttatttccttgcagATTTTCTCTATATGCCTCACACATATGCCTAACATGTCCATACGGACAGGGGACACTCACTTTGCTTTCTGGCAACAGCAAATGGGCTCTTCAAAATCATTTCGACCAATGGGGGCTTTCATTTGGCTTCTTTACCTTTGTCACATCAGCCTAGGTTATAAACCTAAACGCCAACCAACAAGGATGGCCAAGAGCTCAGAGGAGTGCCGTGGAGTGCCAACTGTACAGAAGCAGTTGGAAATTTATAATTCTGGAGTATTTCTGCATATCTCTTTATATGTAATGAAATCTGTGAAGGGTAAGAATGTTGATCAGGGCATTCACTTCAAATGTGcataaaaaagattaagaatatatatatatttttaaaatcataaaagttGATAGCTGAATCATTTGAGggtgcctatttttttaaatactcttcttaacgtttattcaccttttgagaggtggagacagtgtgagcagggcaggggtagagagagagggagacacaggatcggaagcaggctccaggctctgagctgtcagcactgagcccgatgtggggcttgaactcacgaaccgtgaggtcgtgacctgagccgaagtcagactcttaactgactgagccacccaggcaccccttgaaggTTCCTTTAATGACTAAGTTATAAATGCTTCACATTACCTATTTTACTTAATTAACAATTTTCATTAGATCATCATTCAAACAGTTGACATGAAGCCTTTAATTCCACGTGGATCTGATGCCTCGTACAAAGCAACCCGTGCTGTGCTCACATTTCACATCAGGTGGCCAATGCAGTTACAGTGCTGAGGGCACCAGGTTACTTACAGAACAGGattttcccagcctccctgatAAGTGACAGGGTTTCACATCTGTCACGTCGCAGAATCAGGTTAGGTGGCCTGACTGCTGGGTAAAACAAAgtgtttaatatataaataactaggCTTTCTTGGACTCAGGCTTATAGTCGGAATTTAAATTCCGAATCTAATTTAAATAGTATACATAAGTAGCATTTACACGAATTTATTTTAAGTCCATCCACTAATCCTGATATGTACGAAAACAACAGTAAGCTCAgttcattctgatttttaaaatgtctaggGAATTTTACCAACAgactaattttagaaaataaccaCCACACTGTGATATTTTGTTTCAATGTGTACCAAACCAACAACAACCCCAAATCCCCAAACAAAGTAACGCTTTCTTGTTGAACTTCATTCTGTTAAATGTTTTAAACTCTGGGAGGGACCTTTGCCACAATCAGCCAGGACTCCCCCAATTTCTCCattgagggaactgaggcacagggaggtcaGCGACTTATCTGAGGTActtggagagagaggcagagccccTGCCCATCACAGCTGGTCTGGCCTTGAGGGAGGAGGCAGTCCCCAAAGGAAGACAGAGGCCAGTCCGAGGCAGTCCCCAAAGGAAGACAGAGGCCAGTCCTTCAGTTCTTAGGCTGACATACGGGCTCACACTTTGGGGCTCGCACCTTGAACAAGCATTCATTACAGAAAGGACAGGTGCATCTGAAAAGCTAACGGCACAACTAAAAATGTATCCATGTGCAGGTTGCAAAGGAAAATGCAGCATTACCAGGATCCTCACGCAAACCCAAACTCTCTAACCAAAACTACTTGTCATTTGACATCATACATGTCTTACGTAGCTTACTGTAAACCTTGTAGGTAAACCTACTGTAAATCGTGCAGGTTATACTCTGAATTTTACTTGCCAAAAATATTTCCCTTGCAGCATTGAAAAGCCTAAGTTCTTAGAATACATAAGAATTTTCCaggcatattttttctttcctacaaaCATTCCTGTTTTTTTAAACGACTAACAATAGTTCAAAGTTTCTGTAAGTGCCATGGCGTTCCATTTGTCTTTCTTCTCAGTCAGATAAAACTGTACTGTTTTCCCAAAAGAGAAGTCAGTGATATTTTCTCCTTACAGATATTTATCATAAACATTTAACTCTGGAAATAAAGATCTATCCTTTAACTTGTACCTGTAATTTGGGAAACTAGCTGTTTTTTGCCATAGTTTCTAGCACTGACCTCATCATGCATACCCTATATTAAACATCTtgaatttggggtttttttcccctacgCTTGTATCATGGTATGAAATAccaaatgtttttagaaaattaatgaCTTTGATATCATACATCTAAATTGAATCAGGCTTCTATCAGAAAGCGATGCCTTGCATTATATACATAGAAACGAGAGCAGAGAGCTATAGTGAGAGCAGCCTATAGCTCAAACAGAAAGTGATTTTGCTTGCCTCACATAGCAAAAGTTCTAGTAGGCAATGTTTTAACTCCAAATAATACCAAATATTCCTAATGcttaaaacttccaaactcagAATTGTTTAGGCTAACAGGTCCATtgagcttttttgtgtgtgcagaTGCAACATTTAATCACTGATTTCAGTGAGCAGAGGACTCTCGGAATTAGGTACACATCTGATTGCACATATAATTAAATACCCAAGGATCTGCCAAGTGAAAGGCCCACAGACCATGGCAAGAACAAAGAAATGTGTCCTAGTTGCTTTCTATGGATTACACAACGTCTGATGGATTTTGTTCTCCAATAGGTTCTGCCgaacaattttttttgttgttgtcatgaAGCAAAACAGTTTGGTAAGAACAGAAGAGTTACTGTATTAGAAACAGAAGAATATACTTAGGGCATggttttaaaggatattttccaACATTGGGTCACAGAATACCCCAGCCTCCTCTTGTCTGGGAGAACTGAGAGTTTGGGGAAGGTAATAGAGATTCCATGTTGCCTATGTGTATGGGAGGAGCGGGAGGGTACTTAGGGAACTTTTTGGGTTGTCTCTGAAGGTACCCTGAACCTTCAGATGCAAAAGAATTTGAGCTGGCCCCTATTCAGATGAGGCAGAAGGTGTTCCTTTTATTAGCTAAGGTCATAAAACTTTTAATCGGCTTAAGACCTTGTGGGTGTTTTAAAACCATTATCACAGACACGCACGCAAACAGATCCCATGCTTTCACTGTGAGGTGCTGGAATCTGGGTGCTc
The Panthera uncia isolate 11264 chromosome E2 unlocalized genomic scaffold, Puncia_PCG_1.0 HiC_scaffold_19, whole genome shotgun sequence genome window above contains:
- the NUDT19 gene encoding acyl-coenzyme A diphosphatase NUDT19 isoform X2 codes for the protein MNGSLRPGTSSWRRAATMVLAAGWARPGPAAPSPPPPPAEGFRLLLLQRSESQGFLPGAHVFPGGVLDKADHSADWLRLFAPHHGPPRFGLGPPLSRPASFPGLPDAADEDGAALPDDVASRICAIREAFEEAGVLLLRPRAALPTAAEPARALAPPPGLDAWRDRVRRDPRHFLSLCAHLDCTPDIWALHDWGGWLTPFTRSGGRRFSTAFFLCCLREPPPVYPDLTEVVSCQDHTTHLGACSLLLPGTTRVVISIRGN
- the NUDT19 gene encoding acyl-coenzyme A diphosphatase NUDT19 isoform X1 codes for the protein MNGSLRPGTSSWRRAATMVLAAGWARPGPAAPSPPPPPAEGFRLLLLQRSESQGFLPGAHVFPGGVLDKADHSADWLRLFAPHHGPPRFGLGPPLSRPASFPGLPDAADEDGAALPDDVASRICAIREAFEEAGVLLLRPRAALPTAAEPARALAPPPGLDAWRDRVRRDPRHFLSLCAHLDCTPDIWALHDWGGWLTPFTRSGGRRFSTAFFLCCLREPPPVYPDLTEVVSCQWSSPSEATESFISKKIWLAPPQFYEIRRLGNFASLSDLHKFCLDGALEEMERWLPITFLTADAMLQLLPGDELYLEDSDFVENVMSTEKKTGEIMKEGKTFHRMVLHSRHVYSVHVTVQSKHKHVYPKTYVVSQSHL